tggaggtttcttcctgttaaaggggagtttttccttcacactgCCGCCAACGCGCTGGCTCATAGGGCGTCATATGATTTTTGCGGTTTTCTttgctgtattattgtagggtctaccttacaatacaaagtgccttgaggcaactgttgttgtgatttggcactgtatgaATACAATTTaattgaaatgaataaaaataaaatattggaaCATTTTAATTCGGACCTGAAAGTCAAAGTTAACCAAATAAGTTATTATAACGTAATTGGTTATAATAACTCTCAGCATTGTTAAAGCTGCTCTCATTAGgactgttaattttatttttccaagttCACAAAATGGTTTCAGTTACTTTGAATTATTTTTCAAaagtctagttttttttttcttatttagctTTTAGTTAACTACAGCAACATTGGTCTATATACAACAGATATGCTTTTTCcaattatattttatgtttgtgcTCACAGTGAGAATAAAGCTCATCTTATCCTAAATTGACTCTTCGTTAGACTGGACTGGTTTGAGTTACGTGTATCTAATAAACTTTTTCCCATAAACTGAAAGCATTCaaattattttacaaaacaCAAAGGGAGACTGAAACCTCTCCTCATAGTGACCTTCATGAGGTAACAGGTCCAAAGTGGCGACAGGAGCTTCAATATTCTCATTCAAAGTGGCTCATCTCAGAAGTGCGGAAGACCAAACCCGGAAGAGAAAACGACCgccagtgctacccctcagcctcctagtagacatcaatttcaaaatcctacatcCTGAAGTTAGCACATTCAAAAGATTTTCAGAGGACttaacctctgaccttgaggccAAGGTCACTGGAATTTGAACTTGTGTGAGTTTAGTAGATACACCTACgatatcaatttgaaaatcctaggtGTCTTCCTTCTTGAGTTATGGAATTTACAATATTTTCAGGTagcttgacctctgacctttagcTTGAGGTCAACAAGATTCAAACTCAGGGGAGAGTTTTAGTAGCTGcactatggtatcaatttgaagctCCTACATCGCCTCATTTATGAGTTATCGCACTGACAAACTTGAGTGTTCATGCTGCCCGCCCAGCAGGGTGACAACAATATCCTATCAGCCATTTACAGGCGGAGGGGTAAAAAtggtgagatttaaaaaaaaatgataatgataagATAATATGCCTGAAACCAGAAacaatggaaaagaaaatgtttagttAAGTTAtacctttcattttcatttattcttattttaatttgaagaagcatatttatttatttgtccacTTTTATAGCAGGTTTGGTCCTCCATAAGTGGGAGCTGCTGCTTATATGAACTCATGTTTTCACAGCAGGTAACACCTGctgtttacaaaaaacaaaaaacaaacttactACAAAATATCtcatcaaaaatattaatatccactaaaataaacatttaatctGAAACTCTGGACGATATTAAACATTCAGATGAGTTCACTGTCTTTGGCAGCCATCTGCTCTCCATCCTGCTGACTGCTACAATCAGTCCGAGCCAAAAAATTGGCACCAAGAAAGGAGAAATGATCGGTCAGGCATGAATTCTGTCAGGCACGAATTCAGGGCAGTGAGTGCTGAAACACAAAGACTTCATTGCCCACAATCCTCAGCTCTTCAGGGAGGACGTCAGCTTCCTCCGAGCATCCTTGTGCTTCTTGCGGTACTCCTGTGAACACAGACGGGAAAGCCGAAACATGTTTACTGAATAACTTGAGCCACTTTACGTCTTCACTCCTACATAATTATCAGACTTGGCAAAGACATTTTTATGCACCTACAGATTTGACTTGCATGAAGACAAAGAGTTGTGGTTGGTAATGGAACTGTCTGACAGTGCTCATAAATGCTCCCACGAACAACTTCAAAGAAAATGTTGAACTCataaacagtattttttttaaagctctaaTATTTTTATCTAAGTTACTCGTCATAGAGAAAAATTTCTCCACAATCTGTCTcttcaaaactttaaaacacaTCTTTCTGCTCCAATTCTGTCTTCTTGATTACTTTCATCCATCACGGGCTAGAACTTTGTGAGATCATGCGGTTAGGACGACAGCTGGGTTCGCTGCTCTTATGGGTTTCTGGGCTGATGCCTTGCCACTGCAGACGTTTCTCACTGCCGCTGTAGCTGGGTTTCAAGATCATTAAGTAGACCACCTGTCAGTGCCTGGTAACCTGTCCAGCATTCATTCTCTCAagctatgacagctgggacaggctccagcacccctgcATGCCTGAGCTGGATAAGcactaaagaaaatggatgaatggacaaACGGGAAGCTTAAGTTTTATTTAGAGAGATCAGGTCTGCTGACACAGAGGCCTAAGCAAGTAATACTGCCAGGTATGAAGTCAAGGAATaaaggcttgtttgcacaagaTGTTCCCGGTGAACAGGCTGTAAGGCCTCTAAGCTCCGTGGCATCACATGTCTGTACAGGGTAGAAGGGTGACCTTAGCACCACAACCTGTGTCTTGTTTACTTTTATTGTCTGAGCCAAAACACAAAGAAGTTGCAATGTGTACCATATGATTTATACTTAGATGACAGTTAGTAAACCAAATAACATCCAGAAGGTGGGTAAGAGGTGTATAAGTCACAACTCTCTCTAACACTGCCTCACTGATTGGCACCTTAAGGTACTCAATTACCAGTATTAGCAGCAGTGGTTTTAAGGGGAGTGTAGATATGTGCCTTTTTTGGTCTAGATGAGAGATTTTACTGGATCTTTttcagaaaaactaaaaaaaacctaGTGTTACAAAAACAGTCTGGCAGTGTAATAAAGTTATGATATGCAATGTATACCACACTCACTGTGAAAGCAAATTGTGGAGCTATgtttctcattaaaaaaaaaaatttaaaaaaaattcttaaaacCGAAGATTTAGCATCTAACAAGGTTTAACTTCTTGACCGGTTTTAGCAGTGTTCATACAAACTCTGTACCTGTCTGAGTGcactcctcctctcctcccactgctccctctgctcctccaaCTCAGACACACGCCAGAACGACTTGGGACCATCTAAAGGAGAAAACAGTGTTCAGATCACACATCAGAACCtttatcaattaaaaaaaaaaaaaaaaaagcaacaacaaaaatttgGAAATCTCCACTGACATGACTGCAGATCTAACCAGCTGCTGGATACCAGTTTAATAAGTTCTGTCGCCTCTGAGTTTGCAAAAAAATGTACCCACACACATGTTGACTCTCACAGACAGCTAATAAgataattttcttttatttcctttggAATCACCATCCTACCTGTCAGTCTGTCATCATCAgggtaaaagaagaagaactcaGTGTGTGACGGCATCACCACTCTGTAAAAacgcaacaaaaacacacaaaagctcAGATCATACTGTATTTTCTTTGTATCGATTCAACACACCTTCAATCTCCTGTCTCCTTTCATAACAATCTCACAGTCATATCCACTTCATGCTTTGATTGGTCAGGTGTGTGAAAGCAGCTGTGTTAATGAACCAAAAATAACTGGCAACAATGCTCTCATCTTTCTCATAAATAGTTCCTAATCAAACACAGATTGTTTTTCGTACTCTGTAGTTTTAGCTGTGGTGTTGCTTtgctcctcatcttcctcctgctcatcctcttcctcctctgagcTGCTGTCATGGAAACGTGGGTCTTGATGCCATGACACCTTTGGAGCTTGAATGGCCTCTACCTTGTAGTCGGCTGTttagagaaaaatgaaaagattaaaaacaaacaaacaaacccaaaaacaacAGCATTCATGTATTTGGAAGATTAAGATCAGTTCAGGCTCTACCTACCTGTCTCtttacttcctgtctctgtGTCATCTCCAAAGAAGGAAAATTTAAATCCACACAAATCCTCTTTTTCCACACTGGGAACAGAGAGCAGCGGGGCTgactcttcctccttctctttacgctcttcttcttcctccttctgGTCCCAGTTCATCTTCTCTTCTTGTTGATCCGTCTCATCCTTGCTCTGACCAAACACGGTCTTCAGGTCACCTGACACGTCGTAATAAATCTCTTTAGAAACCTCAGGAAGCTTTTGAGCTTCCTCACGTTTCTTCTTCCTGGCAGCTTTGCTGTGAAGACAACAGATCACAGGTTGAATTTTCTGGTTTCCTGCACATGTGAATgctaaaaactttattttattattgtaacTTTGCAAAAACCATATTAAACCATTTATTGACATAAATATTGAGTAccgcaaaaaaacaacaacattacaaACATTGTTAGAATTCAGGTTTAACAGTAAAACCAGTACAATGATGACACACAGAACCATAGTTATGATTGTGTTGCAGTAGGGTGATgtttctgctcagctgcaggTGGAGAGGATGGGCAGAGTGATTCAGGCAGAGGAGGGAAGGCTGAGTGACACTTGAGCATGCCCGAGTTCTTTTTAAGAAGCACACAGCCATTGTGTTGTTTACAGTGTGTGAGCccagaaaaataaaaccctGATATTCCCTAAATGTAGTCTGTCTGGGTCTGTGCTGAGCTGACTTACAAGTAGTAAAGTCACTCActgttatatattatttttacttAGGTAGTTTCTTGTCAAAGTCTGGCACCtacaataataatgattatcTGACGTATTAAATCCATCTGCTTTGGCAGGGGCGCTGGAGCATATctcagctgtcttagggcgagaggcggagtacaccctggacaggtcgccagtgtGTCGCAGGGCTTGTATTAAATCCACTGCGGAAAATAATATCCAAACAAATGTACTACTTGTTTGACTGAACAGTGTTTGTCAGAAACATCTTCCCGCAAAAAGAAATTTCCATCTCTTACTACTTTTTCTGATCTAGTTTTGAAGTGTTTAGTGGAAACAAATACCATAGAAAGAGTgtagaacagcggtccccaaccttttttgtgccacagaccggtttacaTCCGACAATAGGTGTAGTggataaacacaacaaaataaaaccagtaccggtacccagaaaaaagaagatttattcataacacatgggaaaagacggagttaatgataaaaactatttaaaaaagtaaagataAAAGCTGATAGAAACCCTGAAaatcataaatttcacacccgaacatcaactctcgcagcccggtactggtccgtggcctgggggttggggaccgctggtgcaGAAGTTTCTACTGGATTTGTCTAAAACAACAAACTACAAAATCCTAGAACTATCCATTAAGCTTAACACAGTGTTAATATAGTTTATTTAGAGAACTTAAGAAAAATAGGTGGAAATTCATGTTTCTGAGCTTGTACCTCTCCTTCTTGACTTCCTCTTTCTTGGTCTCAAATGCAGCATGTTCTTCCTTGCTGGGGTCGTAATGAAGCGCTGACACAtctctgcaaacacacagtcacacagctttaagtttctttattttctccacagtgaaTATGACTTGTTCCAGTTCAGAAGCTGTGTGAAGCTCACTTGAACTTCTTGGCTTTGCCAGCAGTCTtgctgctgcagtgttgttggCCAAGAACACTCTGCAGAATAGACAgggtcttcttcttctcttcctccaaatCCTCATCATCTTCCACCAGGGTTTTCTTTGTCTCTGAATCACAAACACGTAACAAATAATTCTTAGAATCGAAGATAAAGAAGTGTGCATGATGTACAACATAAAGAGGTTGTGTTACAGCACAACTAAACTGGTAAAACCTTTCTGCTTTCAAACAGAAAATTAGCTTGACTGTTttgttaataaaaaatattttatctatAACATCTGTGTAATTTCAGGCCAGCTGGTGATGCTTTAATAGACTGATGATATTTTCCATATTTCAAAAGGATTTATGTAGcttcagaaaataaaagcacaccAAGGTCCATAATATCTTATAGGAAGAAATTAATGGTAGTTGTGTTATGCTGTAAATAACCTGGTCCggagcacataaaaaaaaaaaaacacggggTTTCTCCATCTTGATCTACTTTCCTGCATTTACCAGCTACTGTACCTGCATCCACAGTCTCACCTGCGTCCTCCTCTTTaacctcttcatcctcctccagAAAGCGAGAGTCCATCCGGAAACGCTCATCTGTCCCGAAGCGAGACTGCAGCGCCATCAGCtgagcaaaaaacaacaaaccaataTTTAGTGCGAAGTTTCGAGTTTGCACAAGTCCACGGTTGAGCTAAAACATTATGACCACCTCTGTGCAACAGTGTGGAACTTCTTTTCTCACCTTCTGTCCTGCTTGACCCTCAAACTGAGGCTTGATGTCAAACCTGCTGCCatcctcctcatcttcatcgTCACTGCCGCCAAACAGCTGAGGGCCCGATGACTTCAGACgcatctgaaacacacaaatgcaaagttAAAAAACAGCCCGTTTAGAGCCACATTATCACGATCAGTTAAGATGTCTACTGATAATAACCATCTTTGGTGAAATAAAGGTGGATGAATGCAGCTTTAAATTCTTATATTCCAGTTCAGAGACCTTAGCTCAGCACTCACTCACCTCTGCTTTTACTTTGACACTTTTATTTGCTGTGGCTTCATCACCAGTGGCCTCATCCTCTGATTGGCCGTCCTGGAAGAGTGTCTTCCTTGATGCTAAGACCTCTGAGTCCATCCTCTGCTGATCTCCATCGTCATTACCATCATCTTCTTCATCGTCAGAGCCAAATACGATGTGTTTCCCTGCTCCTGCCACGGGAGCAtcctaatgaagaaacagcgtTTTATCATTAtcagtaattattattaataaataatacgAATTGTGTCATAAGAAAATCTGAAGCCTTCAGCACACAAAGAGGACTAAAGTTTTATTGAAACTTTTCTGCCTGCTTTTAAAGGTAGTGAGGAATATGTAGATATACTTGACATGTTTTTAGGTTCTTAatatcagaaaaaaatatatatttaaaaacaaacaatcaatcaaaccatgaaattttacaataataatgaaaaattatAATTCTGTGTTCTGTCCTACagattagtttgtttgtttgtttgtttgttttccaaagaaacatcaatcaaaaaccCTTCCAAACCTCAAGTACTGCTTTGATTTTATTAACTAGgttaaaataattccaaactAATCAGTTTATTACAATAACAATCTTATAAACACGCTGCGCTCTCACCAGGTTGGCTAGTGCTCCCTGGATGAGTTTTTTATGTTCTTCGGCCTCTTTCTGTCGTTGCTGTACAGCAGCCAGCCTCCTCATGTTGGCCTGTCTCTgccgctcctcttcctcctcaactCCTAATGCCATCCGGGGGAGTgccagctcttcctcctcctcttcctcactggTGGAGGTTTCCCTGTTCAAAGCTGCTTTCACACCCCCTTTAGCAGAAATGACCTGCGGCTCATTCTTATCCTTTCCAGATGAGCTGCAGGATGAAGGTGAAGCCTTGCCTGcagatttaacatttacaacAATCTGACTGGAGTTCACCCTCCCCTGcttcacttcctcctcctcttcttcactgCTAGACGAAGACTCAGTCTCAgccttttctgtgtttacacAAACTTTAGTTGtaaccttttttaaaacatcagGAGGAACCATGTCTTTTATAatctttcctttttcctcctcctcctcatcactctcatcttcatcatcaccatcatcactctcatcttcttcatcttcatcatcaccatcatcactctcatcttcttcatcatcatcaccatcatcactctcatcatcttcttcttcatcgTCATCCTCTTCTTGCTCACTGCTGTCTGAAATCTTAGTTTCTGCATGATTCTGGTCTCTTACGCTTGTGATGGTTTTGCTGTCTGTTTCTTTGTGAACCAGTTGTGTAGAATCAGCGTTCATCTTCTGTTTTTTAACCTCTCTTCCTCTTCCatcgtcctcctcctcgtcttccgaTACCTCATTCAATGCTTTTGTGCCCTGGAAGGCAGGCAGTGGTGCTGACGTGACAGCttgtcttttcctctttttcttcttctgttcatcCTCGCTGCTGTCGTCCTCCATTATCATGGCGAGGATCTCTTCAGGCGTGGAGCCTTTCTTTGGAGCAGGTTGCTCTGCAGGAAAAGACGGGAAAAGCGTTTCTTGTTCTAGTCCAGCTCCGAGGAAGCTGGGAGCTACAGTCTTTGAGTTCTGCTGGGCCGCCTCAGCTAGCCTCTGCA
This DNA window, taken from Astatotilapia calliptera chromosome 5, fAstCal1.2, whole genome shotgun sequence, encodes the following:
- the nol8 gene encoding nucleolar protein 8, which gives rise to MRRLYVGGLSHTVTEKDLKDRFGKFGAVEDVELRTRKDPEGVPFKTFGYVNINISDADLKKCLTVLNKSKWKGGTLQIEIAKESFLHRLAQERQESVEQHLQQPAAEDKRQKLLDSLSKAGVDNFTMKSAVPGTEIPGHKDWVVSKFGRVLPILQLRSQKGSKSRNLKYDPSKYSHNIRKLDRNTIPDEATPVTQLTWEVQGGDDEISKKRRGEFPPCEPWRPKKSRTDNVSGRTRFEHPVNSVNRTEGHQLTNGFEKQNNHRLAQKKWTRFTDNDADSEEEIRRLVAAQQTSHVTPQQQEVEEDNLEVVGYDFLAKSACIGDQDKDDYDSADTDELFASRKPPPAKCQEKHTPPTAEHLSGNNTDKKRKTKKKRKAGEQEEEDGSTDDEEHLTSRKPSCVQQKRDSSEQKLNKKTRDLPVVRPSSSESDRDEEDEGDEVDSVDSCSDSDYEAMFSNITHLEISLADLQRLAEAAQQNSKTVAPSFLGAGLEQETLFPSFPAEQPAPKKGSTPEEILAMIMEDDSSEDEQKKKKRKRQAVTSAPLPAFQGTKALNEVSEDEEEDDGRGREVKKQKMNADSTQLVHKETDSKTITSVRDQNHAETKISDSSEQEEDDDEEEDDESDDGDDDEEDESDDGDDEDEEDESDDGDDEDESDEEEEEKGKIIKDMVPPDVLKKVTTKVCVNTEKAETESSSSSEEEEEEVKQGRVNSSQIVVNVKSAGKASPSSCSSSGKDKNEPQVISAKGGVKAALNRETSTSEEEEEEELALPRMALGVEEEEERQRQANMRRLAAVQQRQKEAEEHKKLIQGALANLDAPVAGAGKHIVFGSDDEEDDGNDDGDQQRMDSEVLASRKTLFQDGQSEDEATGDEATANKSVKVKAEMRLKSSGPQLFGGSDDEDEEDGSRFDIKPQFEGQAGQKLMALQSRFGTDERFRMDSRFLEEDEEVKEEDAETKKTLVEDDEDLEEEKKKTLSILQSVLGQQHCSSKTAGKAKKFKDVSALHYDPSKEEHAAFETKKEEVKKESKAARKKKREEAQKLPEVSKEIYYDVSGDLKTVFGQSKDETDQQEEKMNWDQKEEEEERKEKEEESAPLLSVPSVEKEDLCGFKFSFFGDDTETGSKETADYKVEAIQAPKVSWHQDPRFHDSSSEEEEDEQEEDEEQSNTTAKTTEVVMPSHTEFFFFYPDDDRLTDGPKSFWRVSELEEQREQWEERRSALRQEYRKKHKDARRKLTSSLKS